GCAGCTGAAGGATGGGTAAATCCATGCAACCCCTTTTCCGGTTTCGTCGTATGCCAGTCATACAGAAAAAAGTCGTGCAGGAGTCCACCCCGCGCCGCAGACCGAAAGTCGAGCCCGAGTGTACGACAAAGAATAAAACTAGTGTAGGACACGGAAAAGCTGTGTTCTAGACAGGTACTTTGATTATGATGAATATACTTCTCCATGACATACAGTTTTTCATTAATAATCAATTCCTGAATACAGTCCCGGTATTCTTCAAAACCACTGGAACTTGTTTTTAAGTTCGATCTTAATTTTGTTAAGCCTTTCATTCAGAATGCTCCTTACATCGCGGTTAATAATACCCGCATTCAAAACCATCAAGCGTGGAAAAGCCAGGAAAAACCGTTTGTATTTCAATACATTTTCTCGATACTTGATTACCGGGATGTTGGCATAATTCAAAATGACTTCCCTGAGGTTCAGCGCATCAACGATAGATTTTGCCGTATCCGTAAAGAAGTAGATAACAAGTGCAATGACCAGACACGCCTTGACTTCTGCCGGTATCAAGAGTACCCATGCAGAAATGACCGGATGAACATACCGGAGCAGCACAAAAGCCAGCAAACCCCAGAGTACAGAATATTCGAGACAAATATACCCCTTTAAATTGGCAGTTTTGTTGCTGTAGTCCCACCATTTGCAGTGAAATATTTTTTCCAGAAGAAACCCTGTCAGATATTCCAATTCGGTAACGAGCAGGACAGCCATCAAAATACTGATCAGTACTGCGGATGGTGAGTTTTCAAAGACAAAATTCGCCCATTCAGAAGAAAGAAGAACTAAAACAGCGCTGAAACCATAAAGCGGGCAAAAGAATCCGGCTAAAAAGCCTCTATTGATAAATTTTCTATGGACGATCCAGGCAAATCCCGATTCCAGCATCCAGCCCAAAAAGAATAGATTGTAAAGAACAAGAGCATATTTATTTCACTGCTTCCCACGATCCCCCTCCTTTCCTCCTTTAAGGGCTAAGATTAATCACAATTATTTTAACAAATTTTCTAATATAAGGCCTTGTTATATTCCCGTGTGATTAATAAGCGAGGCCAGATAACCAGCCCCAAAGCCATTGTCAATATTGACAACGCCAATTCCTTCTGAGCAGCTGTTCAGCATGGTAAGCAAAGCGGCAAGTCCGCCGAAATTTGCGCCATAACCAACACTTGTTGGGAGCGCGATGACCGGACTGGCTGCCAGTCCACCTACAACACTTGGCAGCACACCGTCCATTCCGGCGGCAACAATCAGCACCTTTGCCTGCTGTAGCCGCTCCGACTGGGACAATAGTCGGTGAAGACCCGCTACACCTGTATCATACATTCGTTCGACCTTATTGCCCATGGCTTCCGCTGTTACAGCTGCCTCTTCGGCAACCGGCAGATCTGAAGTACCTGCACTTACAACTAAGATATTACCAACAGACCTTTGAACCCCTTTTCTAATCACAATCGTACGGGAGGTTTCATTGAACTCAGCCGATGGGATTTCCAGGCAGACGGCCTTATAAACTTCCCTGCTGGCTCTTGTCGCGAGTACATTCTGATCGGAAACCTCATGCAGTTTCTTGGCAATCTGAACAATCTGATCCGTCGTTTTACCCGGACAAAAGATTGCTTCCGGAAAACCTTTACGATACGCTCGATACGTATCCAAACGCGCATAGCCCATGTCACAACTGTACATCTGCTCTAGCTGCTGCAAACCTTCATCAATTGAAATCTGACTGTCCTGAACCTGATTCAGGATTTGTTTGATTTTATCTTTCATTTTATTCCTACTCTCTCTTATTCAAGTAAGGCAAGCAACAGCGATATGGCGGATCTAATATCGTTTTTGGACGCAATTTCCCCTGGCGTATGTAGATGCCGGACTGGAATAGCCAGTCCGCCGGTAGGAATTCCGCCTTTAGTCAGGTGGACCGGACCGGAATCGGTACCTCCGTTCGTAATGATTTCCCATTGATAGGGTATCTCATGCTGTTCGGCGATTTCAGCCATCCAGTTTTTAATTTGGGGAGATACGACGATCGATCTGTCCATCACTTTAATTGCAATACCTTTATTCAGAGAAGTCCGTGGAACCTCGTATTCCCTGGGCATATCAAAACTAAACGTAGTATCGATATTCAAAGCGAGATCGGGTTCCAGTGCGTAGGCAGCTGTTTTTGCTCCGCGTGCACCGACTTCTTCCTGGGCAGTAAACACAAAGTACAAGTCATCCCGGCTGCTGACTCTTTTCAGTACTTCCAAGGCAATAAAACAGCCTGCTCGGTTATCTAGCGCTTTGGAGATCACACAGTCTTTGGTCTCCTGATAAGTTCCGGAAAATACGGCCATATCGCCTTCCTGAACCATCGTTCTGGCCTCTTGCTCGCTGGTTACTCCAATATCAAGAAACAGCCGTTCCGGTGAATTTTCATATGACTTCTTTTTCTCTTCACGACTGACGACACCTACTGCGCCGTTTGCAAAAACAAAGCGTTGAGCGAGCAGAACATGGTCCCTTAAGCCGCCAATCGGTGCAAAGTACAGATAGCCCTGCTTATTGATATGGGTCACCATGATGCCGACTTCATCCATATGGCAGGCAATCATAATCTTCTTCCCGTGTCCTTTTTTTCTGACAATCAGATTACCCAGCGCATCCGTATAGCCGGTATCGGCATCATTTTTTGTTTGATCTAAGATCAGCGCAGCAACGTTGTGTTCTTGGCCTGAGGGACCAAAAGTTTGGGTAAGCTGCTGAAGCAAGGTGAAATCGTAAGAATCTAAATTCGTATCTGTCATAAAGAGCCTCCTACTTCTTATCAGGGATTCCGTTAGACGTATTTTAGACGTATTTTCTCGGGTAAGTCTGAGGTCCACAATACCGCTTTTCGGCTCTTGTGCCATCCTTGGCACAAAGAGCCGCGCTCCGCATCCGGCTTCGCTTTTCGCGGAACTGTGGACCTCAGACTATGTTAAGAAATATTAAGATTCAAGAAATAGTGAATGTCATTTAAAATGCATTGAAGAAGCTGCACGCAGTGCTGATAGTCATTCTTTGAAATAATGGAGCTCATCGTATGGATATTCCGGCACGGTACACTAAGTGTAATCGTGGGTATGCCAATGCCTGCCTGATGGATGTTTCCTGCATCATTGGCCGCGGCAGCCCCTTGTCTGAACTGGAGCGGAATACTATTTTTTTCAGCTGCAGTGATCACTTTTTTGACGAGTCCAGGTTGATAGATTGTCGCAGAATCTATCAACGAACAGGCCGGACCGTTTCCTAGCGTGACGATCCAGTTTTCCCGTTCGGATTCAGTAAAATCTGCAGCGCGTGTCGCCTCAACAACCAGGGCCAGATCAGCCTGAAGATAATTGCTTACCACTTTCGATCCGCGCAGGCCAACCTCCTCCTGTACTGTAAATACGGCTGTCAGATCACAGGGATAGTCCTGTTCTAAGAGCTCCATGATTATGGCACAGCCCACCCTGTCATCAAGGGCCTTGCCTTTGTACAGTCCTGAACCAATCTCTTCGAATATCGTAGGGAATGTGACGTAATCGCCCAGCTTCACAACGTTTTCTGCTTCTGCCTTCGAGGATGCCCCGATATCGATGTAGAGATCGTCAATATCCGGAATTTTTTTTCGTTCCTCTGTTTTCTGTAAATGAACAGCTTTTAAACCAATGACGCCCTTCAGACCGCTGTTGAAGATGACGGTCTTTGCAATCAAAATCCCCGGTTCAATGCCTCCGACGGTCTGAAACTTCAGATAGCCCTCGGCAGTGATTTCCGTCACCATCAGGCCGATTTCATCCATGTGGGCGCAGACCAGGATTTTTGGCATTTTTACATCGGAACCTTTTTCAATCCCTTTTTTCTCGATCAGTAGATTTCCGATTTGATCTATTCTGCAGGAATTTAACTTTCCCTGAAGTCTGTATTTAAGATGCTCCAGGATAAAATCTCTTACGATCTTTTCATCACCGGATACGCCGTTAAGTTCAGATAATTCTTTTAACAGCATGTTAAAGGTCCTCCAATTCTTCCGGCAACGACGCAATAAAATACGCCAGCAGCTTGCCACATTCAACAATATCCTTCAGCGAGGCCGTCTCGACGGATGTATGCATATACCGGAGGGGTATGGACACCAATCCGGTCGGTATGCCGTAACCGGCTAGCTGAATTACTCTGGCATCGGTGCCCGTCGCCCCGGGAACCGCCTGCTGCTGACAGGCAATCCTGTTCTGCTGTGCACTGTCAGATAGCCTGGCGTAGACCCAGGGATGAATATTCGGGCCGAGACTAATCACCGGTCCTTTCGCCAGTTCGACAGTAACCTGACTTTTGGTATCCAGTGTTTGGGCATGCGTCACATCAACAGCAACTGCCAGTGACGGAAGAAGTCTCTCCGAGCTGGTAAGCCCGCCTCTTAAACCCACTTCTTCCTGAACCGTAGCAACAGCTATCACATCATGCTGATGTTTCA
Above is a genomic segment from Dehalobacter sp. 12DCB1 containing:
- a CDS encoding M28 family peptidase, with protein sequence MTDTNLDSYDFTLLQQLTQTFGPSGQEHNVAALILDQTKNDADTGYTDALGNLIVRKKGHGKKIMIACHMDEVGIMVTHINKQGYLYFAPIGGLRDHVLLAQRFVFANGAVGVVSREEKKKSYENSPERLFLDIGVTSEQEARTMVQEGDMAVFSGTYQETKDCVISKALDNRAGCFIALEVLKRVSSRDDLYFVFTAQEEVGARGAKTAAYALEPDLALNIDTTFSFDMPREYEVPRTSLNKGIAIKVMDRSIVVSPQIKNWMAEIAEQHEIPYQWEIITNGGTDSGPVHLTKGGIPTGGLAIPVRHLHTPGEIASKNDIRSAISLLLALLE
- a CDS encoding M42 family peptidase, encoding MLLKELSELNGVSGDEKIVRDFILEHLKYRLQGKLNSCRIDQIGNLLIEKKGIEKGSDVKMPKILVCAHMDEIGLMVTEITAEGYLKFQTVGGIEPGILIAKTVIFNSGLKGVIGLKAVHLQKTEERKKIPDIDDLYIDIGASSKAEAENVVKLGDYVTFPTIFEEIGSGLYKGKALDDRVGCAIIMELLEQDYPCDLTAVFTVQEEVGLRGSKVVSNYLQADLALVVEATRAADFTESERENWIVTLGNGPACSLIDSATIYQPGLVKKVITAAEKNSIPLQFRQGAAAANDAGNIHQAGIGIPTITLSVPCRNIHTMSSIISKNDYQHCVQLLQCILNDIHYFLNLNIS
- the larB gene encoding nickel pincer cofactor biosynthesis protein LarB — translated: MKDKIKQILNQVQDSQISIDEGLQQLEQMYSCDMGYARLDTYRAYRKGFPEAIFCPGKTTDQIVQIAKKLHEVSDQNVLATRASREVYKAVCLEIPSAEFNETSRTIVIRKGVQRSVGNILVVSAGTSDLPVAEEAAVTAEAMGNKVERMYDTGVAGLHRLLSQSERLQQAKVLIVAAGMDGVLPSVVGGLAASPVIALPTSVGYGANFGGLAALLTMLNSCSEGIGVVNIDNGFGAGYLASLINHTGI
- a CDS encoding HD domain-containing protein; protein product: MKGLTKLRSNLKTSSSGFEEYRDCIQELIINEKLYVMEKYIHHNQSTCLEHSFSVSYTSFILCRTLGLDFRSAARGGLLHDFFLYDWHTTKPEKGLHGFTHPSAALENAGRYFILNDVEKDIIIKHMWPLTVKTPRYIESFIVAFADKYCTLYEIVVPKSAITSKGRLKTLMINNHN